A section of the Melopsittacus undulatus isolate bMelUnd1 chromosome 28, bMelUnd1.mat.Z, whole genome shotgun sequence genome encodes:
- the LOC101869354 gene encoding class I histocompatibility antigen, F10 alpha chain-like isoform X1, giving the protein MGPGSAVGLLLLCGLGGGARVLHSMRYLSIAVSDPSPGVPRFQAMGYVDRNLFVHCSSESKRCQPRTQWIEDNVGQEYWDRVNLIAQTIQQLSYDGLNTLRDLYNQSGGDHTLQCMSGCDLLDDGSTKGYTKVAYDGKDFIAFDKDTMTFIPAVPEAEIAKRKWEQDGRGDEDWNNYLENSCVEWLKKYLSYGRLELERRVSPTVRVSGKEQEDGILTLTCRAHGFYPRPIVLSWLKDGEVRDQDTQWGGLAPNSDGTYYTWASIEAHPGDKDRFRCRVEHASLLQPGLYALEPHSDLLSILLPVAAVVLVAITIIGVLLWKLRAGLLMALPLCREEQGWQQRDPRHGHGLCQLSTRYELAPGGTDGVAPAPAWSLHGMQGDTEPPPRALWAQGGSPGCLFLSSLQSFLLNSCMGWMSCNRRLLLAAAPLLCAAASPSAAGNEQGLNLELLLPHKC; this is encoded by the exons ATGGGGCCAGGCTCTGCCGTggggctcctgctgctctgcggCCTCGGAGGGGGGGCGAGAG tgCTCCATTCCATGCGGTACTTGTCTATTGCTGTGTCAGACCCCAGCCCAGGGGTTCCCCGGTTCCAGGCAATGGGATATGTGGATAGGAACCTCTTCGTGCACTGCAGCAGCGAGAGCAAGCGATGTCAGCCCCGGACACAGTGGATTGAGGACAATGTGGGTCAGGAATACTGGGATAGAGTGAATTTGATTGCACAGACAATCCAGCAGTTGTCCTACGATGGCCTCAACACTCTGCGGGATCTCTACAACCAGAGCGGGG GGGATCACACACTACAGTGCATGTCTGGCTGTGACCTCCTGGACGATGGGAGCACCAAGGGGTACACTAAGGTCGCCTATGATGGGAAGGACTTCATTGCCTTCGACAAGGACACCATGACCTTCATCCCAGCGGTTCCAGAGGCAGAGATCGCCAAGAGGAAGTGGGAACAGGATGGGAGGGGAGATGAGGACTGGAACAACTACCTGGAGAACAGCTGTGTGGAGTGGCTGAAGAAATACTTGAGCTATGGGcggctggagctggagaggagag tgtCCCCCACGGTGCGAGTgtcagggaaggagcaggaggacGGGATCCTGACCTTGACCTGCCGCGCTCACGGCTTCTACCCGCGGCCCATCGTGCTCAGCTGGCTCAAGGACGGCGAGGTGCGGGACCAGGACACCCAATGGGGCGGCCTCGCCCCCAACAGCGACGGCACCTACTACACGTGGGCCTCCATCGAGGCCCACCCCGGCGACAAGGACAGGTTCCGGTGCCGGGTGGAACACGCCAGCCTCCTCCAACCCGGCCTCTATGCTCTGG agCCGCACTCTGACCtgctcagcatcctgctgccGGTGGCTGCCGTGGTGCTCGTGGCCATCACCATCATCGGGGTGCTCCTCTGGAAGCTCAGAGCGG GGCTGCTGATGGCTCTGCCTCTCTGCAGGGAAGAACAGGGATGGCAACAGCGCGACCCCAG GCATGGCCATGGGCTCTGCCAGCTCAGCACCAGGTACGAGCTGGCACCAGGGGGTACGGATGGGGTGgccccagctcctgcatggAGCCTccatgggatgcagggggatACCGAGcccccccccagagctctgtgggcacagggaggtAGCCCTGGGtgtctcttcctctcctccctgcagagcttcCTACTTAACTCCTGCATGGGCTGGATGAGCTGCAACCGGAGGCTTCTTCTTGCTGCTGCCCCtcttctttgtgctgctgcttcaccGAGTGCTGCTGGGAATGAGCAGGGATTGAACCTGGAGCTTCTCCTGCCCCATAAATGCTGA
- the LOC101869354 gene encoding class I histocompatibility antigen, F10 alpha chain-like isoform X6 — MGPGSAVGLLLLCGLGGGARVLHSMRYLSIAVSDPSPGVPRFQAMGYVDRNLFVHCSSESKRCQPRTQWIEDNVGQEYWDRVNLIAQTIQQLSYDGLNTLRDLYNQSGVSPTVRVSGKEQEDGILTLTCRAHGFYPRPIVLSWLKDGEVRDQDTQWGGLAPNSDGTYYTWASIEAHPGDKDRFRCRVEHASLLQPGLYALEPHSDLLSILLPVAAVVLVAITIIGVLLWKLRAGLLMALPLCREEQGWQQRDPRHGHGLCQLSTRYELAPGGTDGVAPAPAWSLHGMQGDTEPPPRALWAQGGSPGCLFLSSLQSFLLNSCMGWMSCNRRLLLAAAPLLCAAASPSAAGNEQGLNLELLLPHKC, encoded by the exons ATGGGGCCAGGCTCTGCCGTggggctcctgctgctctgcggCCTCGGAGGGGGGGCGAGAG tgCTCCATTCCATGCGGTACTTGTCTATTGCTGTGTCAGACCCCAGCCCAGGGGTTCCCCGGTTCCAGGCAATGGGATATGTGGATAGGAACCTCTTCGTGCACTGCAGCAGCGAGAGCAAGCGATGTCAGCCCCGGACACAGTGGATTGAGGACAATGTGGGTCAGGAATACTGGGATAGAGTGAATTTGATTGCACAGACAATCCAGCAGTTGTCCTACGATGGCCTCAACACTCTGCGGGATCTCTACAACCAGAGCGGGG tgtCCCCCACGGTGCGAGTgtcagggaaggagcaggaggacGGGATCCTGACCTTGACCTGCCGCGCTCACGGCTTCTACCCGCGGCCCATCGTGCTCAGCTGGCTCAAGGACGGCGAGGTGCGGGACCAGGACACCCAATGGGGCGGCCTCGCCCCCAACAGCGACGGCACCTACTACACGTGGGCCTCCATCGAGGCCCACCCCGGCGACAAGGACAGGTTCCGGTGCCGGGTGGAACACGCCAGCCTCCTCCAACCCGGCCTCTATGCTCTGG agCCGCACTCTGACCtgctcagcatcctgctgccGGTGGCTGCCGTGGTGCTCGTGGCCATCACCATCATCGGGGTGCTCCTCTGGAAGCTCAGAGCGG GGCTGCTGATGGCTCTGCCTCTCTGCAGGGAAGAACAGGGATGGCAACAGCGCGACCCCAG GCATGGCCATGGGCTCTGCCAGCTCAGCACCAGGTACGAGCTGGCACCAGGGGGTACGGATGGGGTGgccccagctcctgcatggAGCCTccatgggatgcagggggatACCGAGcccccccccagagctctgtgggcacagggaggtAGCCCTGGGtgtctcttcctctcctccctgcagagcttcCTACTTAACTCCTGCATGGGCTGGATGAGCTGCAACCGGAGGCTTCTTCTTGCTGCTGCCCCtcttctttgtgctgctgcttcaccGAGTGCTGCTGGGAATGAGCAGGGATTGAACCTGGAGCTTCTCCTGCCCCATAAATGCTGA
- the LOC101869354 gene encoding class I histocompatibility antigen, F10 alpha chain-like isoform X2 translates to MGPGSAVGLLLLCGLGGGARVLHSMRYLSIAVSDPSPGVPRFQAMGYVDRNLFVHCSSESKRCQPRTQWIEDNVGQEYWDRVNLIAQTIQQLSYDGLNTLRDLYNQSGGDHTLQCMSGCDLLDDGSTKGYTKVAYDGKDFIAFDKDTMTFIPAVPEAEIAKRKWEQDGRGDEDWNNYLENSCVEWLKKYLSYGRLELERRVSPTVRVSGKEQEDGILTLTCRAHGFYPRPIVLSWLKDGEVRDQDTQWGGLAPNSDGTYYTWASIEAHPGDKDRFRCRVEHASLLQPGLYALEPHSDLLSILLPVAAVVLVAITIIGVLLWKLRAGKAPHAGREAGQELLNGSPDQPHRAADGSASLQGRTGMATARPQAWPWALPAQHQSFLLNSCMGWMSCNRRLLLAAAPLLCAAASPSAAGNEQGLNLELLLPHKC, encoded by the exons ATGGGGCCAGGCTCTGCCGTggggctcctgctgctctgcggCCTCGGAGGGGGGGCGAGAG tgCTCCATTCCATGCGGTACTTGTCTATTGCTGTGTCAGACCCCAGCCCAGGGGTTCCCCGGTTCCAGGCAATGGGATATGTGGATAGGAACCTCTTCGTGCACTGCAGCAGCGAGAGCAAGCGATGTCAGCCCCGGACACAGTGGATTGAGGACAATGTGGGTCAGGAATACTGGGATAGAGTGAATTTGATTGCACAGACAATCCAGCAGTTGTCCTACGATGGCCTCAACACTCTGCGGGATCTCTACAACCAGAGCGGGG GGGATCACACACTACAGTGCATGTCTGGCTGTGACCTCCTGGACGATGGGAGCACCAAGGGGTACACTAAGGTCGCCTATGATGGGAAGGACTTCATTGCCTTCGACAAGGACACCATGACCTTCATCCCAGCGGTTCCAGAGGCAGAGATCGCCAAGAGGAAGTGGGAACAGGATGGGAGGGGAGATGAGGACTGGAACAACTACCTGGAGAACAGCTGTGTGGAGTGGCTGAAGAAATACTTGAGCTATGGGcggctggagctggagaggagag tgtCCCCCACGGTGCGAGTgtcagggaaggagcaggaggacGGGATCCTGACCTTGACCTGCCGCGCTCACGGCTTCTACCCGCGGCCCATCGTGCTCAGCTGGCTCAAGGACGGCGAGGTGCGGGACCAGGACACCCAATGGGGCGGCCTCGCCCCCAACAGCGACGGCACCTACTACACGTGGGCCTCCATCGAGGCCCACCCCGGCGACAAGGACAGGTTCCGGTGCCGGGTGGAACACGCCAGCCTCCTCCAACCCGGCCTCTATGCTCTGG agCCGCACTCTGACCtgctcagcatcctgctgccGGTGGCTGCCGTGGTGCTCGTGGCCATCACCATCATCGGGGTGCTCCTCTGGAAGCTCAGAGCGGGTAAGGCCCCGCatgcagggagggaggcagggcaggagctgctgaatGGGAGCCCTGACCAGCCCCATAGGGCTGCTGATGGCTCTGCCTCTCTGCAGGGAAGAACAGGGATGGCAACAGCGCGACCCCAG GCATGGCCATGGGCTCTGCCAGCTCAGCACCAG agcttcCTACTTAACTCCTGCATGGGCTGGATGAGCTGCAACCGGAGGCTTCTTCTTGCTGCTGCCCCtcttctttgtgctgctgcttcaccGAGTGCTGCTGGGAATGAGCAGGGATTGAACCTGGAGCTTCTCCTGCCCCATAAATGCTGA
- the LOC101869354 gene encoding class I histocompatibility antigen, F10 alpha chain-like isoform X4, giving the protein MGPGSAVGLLLLCGLGGGARVLHSMRYLSIAVSDPSPGVPRFQAMGYVDRNLFVHCSSESKRCQPRTQWIEDNVGQEYWDRVNLIAQTIQQLSYDGLNTLRDLYNQSGGDHTLQCMSGCDLLDDGSTKGYTKVAYDGKDFIAFDKDTMTFIPAVPEAEIAKRKWEQDGRGDEDWNNYLENSCVEWLKKYLSYGRLELERRVSPTVRVSGKEQEDGILTLTCRAHGFYPRPIVLSWLKDGEVRDQDTQWGGLAPNSDGTYYTWASIEAHPGDKDRFRCRVEHASLLQPGLYALEPHSDLLSILLPVAAVVLVAITIIGVLLWKLRAGKNRDGNSATPGEHRGHIQHRAGPVPPASQSSAPIGGTDGKGGVLAAHGSFSCRHGHGLCQLSTRASYLTPAWAG; this is encoded by the exons ATGGGGCCAGGCTCTGCCGTggggctcctgctgctctgcggCCTCGGAGGGGGGGCGAGAG tgCTCCATTCCATGCGGTACTTGTCTATTGCTGTGTCAGACCCCAGCCCAGGGGTTCCCCGGTTCCAGGCAATGGGATATGTGGATAGGAACCTCTTCGTGCACTGCAGCAGCGAGAGCAAGCGATGTCAGCCCCGGACACAGTGGATTGAGGACAATGTGGGTCAGGAATACTGGGATAGAGTGAATTTGATTGCACAGACAATCCAGCAGTTGTCCTACGATGGCCTCAACACTCTGCGGGATCTCTACAACCAGAGCGGGG GGGATCACACACTACAGTGCATGTCTGGCTGTGACCTCCTGGACGATGGGAGCACCAAGGGGTACACTAAGGTCGCCTATGATGGGAAGGACTTCATTGCCTTCGACAAGGACACCATGACCTTCATCCCAGCGGTTCCAGAGGCAGAGATCGCCAAGAGGAAGTGGGAACAGGATGGGAGGGGAGATGAGGACTGGAACAACTACCTGGAGAACAGCTGTGTGGAGTGGCTGAAGAAATACTTGAGCTATGGGcggctggagctggagaggagag tgtCCCCCACGGTGCGAGTgtcagggaaggagcaggaggacGGGATCCTGACCTTGACCTGCCGCGCTCACGGCTTCTACCCGCGGCCCATCGTGCTCAGCTGGCTCAAGGACGGCGAGGTGCGGGACCAGGACACCCAATGGGGCGGCCTCGCCCCCAACAGCGACGGCACCTACTACACGTGGGCCTCCATCGAGGCCCACCCCGGCGACAAGGACAGGTTCCGGTGCCGGGTGGAACACGCCAGCCTCCTCCAACCCGGCCTCTATGCTCTGG agCCGCACTCTGACCtgctcagcatcctgctgccGGTGGCTGCCGTGGTGCTCGTGGCCATCACCATCATCGGGGTGCTCCTCTGGAAGCTCAGAGCGG GGAAGAACAGGGATGGCAACAGCGCGACCCCAGGTGAGCACCGGGGGCACATCCAGCACCGTGCTGGTCCCGTGCCTCCGGCTTCCCAATCCTCAGCCCCCATAGGAGGAACAGATGGAAAAGGAGGGGTCTTGGCTGCTCACGGCTCTTTCTCTTGCAGGCATGGCCATGGGCTCTGCCAGCTCAGCACCAG agcttcCTACTTAACTCCTGCATGGGCTGGATGA
- the LOC101869354 gene encoding class I histocompatibility antigen, F10 alpha chain-like isoform X5: MGPGSAVGLLLLCGLGGGARVLHSMRYLSIAVSDPSPGVPRFQAMGYVDRNLFVHCSSESKRCQPRTQWIEDNVGQEYWDRVNLIAQTIQQLSYDGLNTLRDLYNQSGGDHTLQCMSGCDLLDDGSTKGYTKVAYDGKDFIAFDKDTMTFIPAVPEAEIAKRKWEQDGRGDEDWNNYLENSCVEWLKKYLSYGRLELERRVSPTVRVSGKEQEDGILTLTCRAHGFYPRPIVLSWLKDGEVRDQDTQWGGLAPNSDGTYYTWASIEAHPGDKDRFRCRVEHASLLQPGLYALEPHSDLLSILLPVAAVVLVAITIIGVLLWKLRAGLLMALPLCREEQGWQQRDPRHGHGLCQLSTRASYLTPAWAG, from the exons ATGGGGCCAGGCTCTGCCGTggggctcctgctgctctgcggCCTCGGAGGGGGGGCGAGAG tgCTCCATTCCATGCGGTACTTGTCTATTGCTGTGTCAGACCCCAGCCCAGGGGTTCCCCGGTTCCAGGCAATGGGATATGTGGATAGGAACCTCTTCGTGCACTGCAGCAGCGAGAGCAAGCGATGTCAGCCCCGGACACAGTGGATTGAGGACAATGTGGGTCAGGAATACTGGGATAGAGTGAATTTGATTGCACAGACAATCCAGCAGTTGTCCTACGATGGCCTCAACACTCTGCGGGATCTCTACAACCAGAGCGGGG GGGATCACACACTACAGTGCATGTCTGGCTGTGACCTCCTGGACGATGGGAGCACCAAGGGGTACACTAAGGTCGCCTATGATGGGAAGGACTTCATTGCCTTCGACAAGGACACCATGACCTTCATCCCAGCGGTTCCAGAGGCAGAGATCGCCAAGAGGAAGTGGGAACAGGATGGGAGGGGAGATGAGGACTGGAACAACTACCTGGAGAACAGCTGTGTGGAGTGGCTGAAGAAATACTTGAGCTATGGGcggctggagctggagaggagag tgtCCCCCACGGTGCGAGTgtcagggaaggagcaggaggacGGGATCCTGACCTTGACCTGCCGCGCTCACGGCTTCTACCCGCGGCCCATCGTGCTCAGCTGGCTCAAGGACGGCGAGGTGCGGGACCAGGACACCCAATGGGGCGGCCTCGCCCCCAACAGCGACGGCACCTACTACACGTGGGCCTCCATCGAGGCCCACCCCGGCGACAAGGACAGGTTCCGGTGCCGGGTGGAACACGCCAGCCTCCTCCAACCCGGCCTCTATGCTCTGG agCCGCACTCTGACCtgctcagcatcctgctgccGGTGGCTGCCGTGGTGCTCGTGGCCATCACCATCATCGGGGTGCTCCTCTGGAAGCTCAGAGCGG GGCTGCTGATGGCTCTGCCTCTCTGCAGGGAAGAACAGGGATGGCAACAGCGCGACCCCAG GCATGGCCATGGGCTCTGCCAGCTCAGCACCAG agcttcCTACTTAACTCCTGCATGGGCTGGATGA
- the LOC101869354 gene encoding class I histocompatibility antigen, F10 alpha chain-like isoform X3 has translation MGPGSAVGLLLLCGLGGGARVLHSMRYLSIAVSDPSPGVPRFQAMGYVDRNLFVHCSSESKRCQPRTQWIEDNVGQEYWDRVNLIAQTIQQLSYDGLNTLRDLYNQSGGDHTLQCMSGCDLLDDGSTKGYTKVAYDGKDFIAFDKDTMTFIPAVPEAEIAKRKWEQDGRGDEDWNNYLENSCVEWLKKYLSYGRLELERRVSPTVRVSGKEQEDGILTLTCRAHGFYPRPIVLSWLKDGEVRDQDTQWGGLAPNSDGTYYTWASIEAHPGDKDRFRCRVEHASLLQPGLYALEPHSDLLSILLPVAAVVLVAITIIGVLLWKLRAGKNRDGNSATPGMAMGSASSAPGTSWHQGVRMGWPQLLHGASMGCRGIPSPPPELCGHREVALGVSSSPPCRASYLTPAWAG, from the exons ATGGGGCCAGGCTCTGCCGTggggctcctgctgctctgcggCCTCGGAGGGGGGGCGAGAG tgCTCCATTCCATGCGGTACTTGTCTATTGCTGTGTCAGACCCCAGCCCAGGGGTTCCCCGGTTCCAGGCAATGGGATATGTGGATAGGAACCTCTTCGTGCACTGCAGCAGCGAGAGCAAGCGATGTCAGCCCCGGACACAGTGGATTGAGGACAATGTGGGTCAGGAATACTGGGATAGAGTGAATTTGATTGCACAGACAATCCAGCAGTTGTCCTACGATGGCCTCAACACTCTGCGGGATCTCTACAACCAGAGCGGGG GGGATCACACACTACAGTGCATGTCTGGCTGTGACCTCCTGGACGATGGGAGCACCAAGGGGTACACTAAGGTCGCCTATGATGGGAAGGACTTCATTGCCTTCGACAAGGACACCATGACCTTCATCCCAGCGGTTCCAGAGGCAGAGATCGCCAAGAGGAAGTGGGAACAGGATGGGAGGGGAGATGAGGACTGGAACAACTACCTGGAGAACAGCTGTGTGGAGTGGCTGAAGAAATACTTGAGCTATGGGcggctggagctggagaggagag tgtCCCCCACGGTGCGAGTgtcagggaaggagcaggaggacGGGATCCTGACCTTGACCTGCCGCGCTCACGGCTTCTACCCGCGGCCCATCGTGCTCAGCTGGCTCAAGGACGGCGAGGTGCGGGACCAGGACACCCAATGGGGCGGCCTCGCCCCCAACAGCGACGGCACCTACTACACGTGGGCCTCCATCGAGGCCCACCCCGGCGACAAGGACAGGTTCCGGTGCCGGGTGGAACACGCCAGCCTCCTCCAACCCGGCCTCTATGCTCTGG agCCGCACTCTGACCtgctcagcatcctgctgccGGTGGCTGCCGTGGTGCTCGTGGCCATCACCATCATCGGGGTGCTCCTCTGGAAGCTCAGAGCGG GGAAGAACAGGGATGGCAACAGCGCGACCCCAG GCATGGCCATGGGCTCTGCCAGCTCAGCACCAGGTACGAGCTGGCACCAGGGGGTACGGATGGGGTGgccccagctcctgcatggAGCCTccatgggatgcagggggatACCGAGcccccccccagagctctgtgggcacagggaggtAGCCCTGGGtgtctcttcctctcctccctgcagagcttcCTACTTAACTCCTGCATGGGCTGGATGA
- the LOC101869354 gene encoding class I histocompatibility antigen, F10 alpha chain-like isoform X7 produces MGPGSAVGLLLLCGLGGGARVLHSMRYLSIAVSDPSPGVPRFQAMGYVDRNLFVHCSSESKRCQPRTQWIEDNVGQEYWDRVNLIAQTIQQLSYDGLNTLRDLYNQSGGDHTLQCMSGCDLLDDGSTKGYTKVAYDGKDFIAFDKDTMTFIPAVPEAEIAKRKWEQDGRGDEDWNNYLENSCVEWLKKYLSYGRLELERRVSPTVRVSGKEQEDGILTLTCRAHGFYPRPIVLSWLKDGEVRDQDTQWGGLAPNSDGTYYTWASIEAHPGDKDRFRCRVEHASLLQPGLYALEPHSDLLSILLPVAAVVLVAITIIGVLLWKLRAGKNRDGNSATPGMAMGSASSAPELPT; encoded by the exons ATGGGGCCAGGCTCTGCCGTggggctcctgctgctctgcggCCTCGGAGGGGGGGCGAGAG tgCTCCATTCCATGCGGTACTTGTCTATTGCTGTGTCAGACCCCAGCCCAGGGGTTCCCCGGTTCCAGGCAATGGGATATGTGGATAGGAACCTCTTCGTGCACTGCAGCAGCGAGAGCAAGCGATGTCAGCCCCGGACACAGTGGATTGAGGACAATGTGGGTCAGGAATACTGGGATAGAGTGAATTTGATTGCACAGACAATCCAGCAGTTGTCCTACGATGGCCTCAACACTCTGCGGGATCTCTACAACCAGAGCGGGG GGGATCACACACTACAGTGCATGTCTGGCTGTGACCTCCTGGACGATGGGAGCACCAAGGGGTACACTAAGGTCGCCTATGATGGGAAGGACTTCATTGCCTTCGACAAGGACACCATGACCTTCATCCCAGCGGTTCCAGAGGCAGAGATCGCCAAGAGGAAGTGGGAACAGGATGGGAGGGGAGATGAGGACTGGAACAACTACCTGGAGAACAGCTGTGTGGAGTGGCTGAAGAAATACTTGAGCTATGGGcggctggagctggagaggagag tgtCCCCCACGGTGCGAGTgtcagggaaggagcaggaggacGGGATCCTGACCTTGACCTGCCGCGCTCACGGCTTCTACCCGCGGCCCATCGTGCTCAGCTGGCTCAAGGACGGCGAGGTGCGGGACCAGGACACCCAATGGGGCGGCCTCGCCCCCAACAGCGACGGCACCTACTACACGTGGGCCTCCATCGAGGCCCACCCCGGCGACAAGGACAGGTTCCGGTGCCGGGTGGAACACGCCAGCCTCCTCCAACCCGGCCTCTATGCTCTGG agCCGCACTCTGACCtgctcagcatcctgctgccGGTGGCTGCCGTGGTGCTCGTGGCCATCACCATCATCGGGGTGCTCCTCTGGAAGCTCAGAGCGG GGAAGAACAGGGATGGCAACAGCGCGACCCCAG GCATGGCCATGGGCTCTGCCAGCTCAGCACCAG agcttcCTACTTAA